In the Clostridium sporogenes genome, one interval contains:
- the rsmB gene encoding 16S rRNA (cytosine(967)-C(5))-methyltransferase RsmB has protein sequence MDNAREVALDVLKAVLYEGAYSNIVLNKRLNKSNLKDNDKALITEIVYGTLKYKETLDIIIQSYLRNPIKTMDKNIVNILRITIYQIRYLDKIPSFAAVNEAVEMSKKISIKYSKLVNGVLRNYIRTCKNKKFYDHRNNLEKLSFIYSYPKWLVKMFISQYGIEIAEKILKGLNERPNITVRVNNLKIDYDEAFEKLSECGYNIEEGYICPEAIQIIKGKNIEKNPLFIRGDITVQDESAMLVAPSMELTEENVVLDLCSAPGGKTTHISEIMNNKSKVFAYDIHQNKLSLIEENAKRLGIKNIEAYVGDASIFNKELKEKAHRVLMDVPCSGLGIIRKKPEIKWTKNEKEIKNIIDIQKKIINNGASYLKKGGVFLYSTCTLNKEENEENINWFLKKHKNFKIEPLYYGNLDNIIYHKEGFVSILPNDKMDGFFIAKLKKC, from the coding sequence ATGGATAATGCAAGAGAAGTAGCTTTGGATGTATTAAAAGCTGTATTATATGAAGGGGCTTATTCAAATATAGTTTTAAATAAGAGACTAAATAAAAGTAATTTAAAAGATAATGATAAGGCTTTAATTACTGAAATAGTTTATGGAACATTAAAATATAAGGAAACTTTAGATATTATAATACAAAGCTATTTAAGAAATCCTATAAAAACTATGGATAAAAATATAGTTAATATATTAAGGATAACTATATATCAAATAAGATATTTGGACAAAATACCTTCTTTTGCTGCAGTTAATGAAGCAGTAGAAATGTCCAAAAAAATATCTATAAAATATTCAAAGTTAGTAAATGGAGTTTTAAGAAATTATATAAGAACTTGTAAAAATAAAAAGTTTTATGACCACAGAAACAACTTAGAAAAATTAAGTTTTATATATTCCTATCCTAAGTGGCTTGTAAAAATGTTTATAAGCCAATATGGTATAGAAATAGCAGAAAAAATATTAAAAGGGTTGAATGAAAGACCTAATATAACTGTTAGGGTAAATAATCTAAAAATAGATTATGATGAAGCTTTCGAAAAATTAAGTGAATGTGGATATAATATAGAGGAAGGATATATATGTCCTGAGGCTATACAAATAATTAAAGGTAAAAATATAGAAAAAAATCCTTTGTTTATAAGAGGAGATATAACCGTACAGGATGAGAGCGCAATGCTTGTAGCACCTTCTATGGAACTTACTGAGGAAAATGTAGTTTTAGATTTATGTAGTGCCCCAGGAGGTAAAACTACACATATTTCAGAAATTATGAATAATAAAAGTAAAGTATTTGCTTATGATATACATCAAAATAAGCTATCATTAATAGAAGAGAATGCAAAAAGATTGGGTATAAAAAATATAGAAGCTTATGTAGGTGATGCATCTATTTTCAATAAGGAACTAAAAGAAAAGGCTCATAGGGTACTTATGGATGTACCTTGTTCTGGATTAGGTATAATAAGAAAGAAACCAGAAATAAAATGGACCAAAAATGAGAAAGAAATTAAAAATATTATAGATATACAAAAAAAGATAATTAATAATGGGGCGTCTTATTTGAAAAAAGGTGGTGTATTTTTATATTCTACCTGTACTTTAAATAAGGAAGAAAATGAAGAAAATATAAATTGGTTTTTAAAGAAACATAAAAATTTTAAAATAGAACCATTATATTATGGTAATTTAGATAATATAATATATCATAAAGAAGGATTTGTATCCATATTACCTAATGATAAAATGGACGGTTTTTTTATAGCTAAATTGAAGAAGTGTTAG
- the gmk gene encoding guanylate kinase, with the protein MAQKGLLIVISGPSGAGKGTICKELLKKEDLWVSVSATTRSPRKGEENGVHYFFLNEDEFNERIKKDDFLEYAKVHQNLYGTPKSSVLEKINNGNNVILEIDIQGALKVKETYPEGIFIFVLPPSMEELKNRIINRGSETAETLMIRFKAAYKEINYVSKYNYAVVNDVVEDAVNKVRSIILAESCRVDRMKDTILASKEEFIHEQFYD; encoded by the coding sequence ATGGCCCAAAAAGGACTTCTTATAGTTATTTCTGGACCATCTGGTGCAGGGAAAGGAACTATATGTAAAGAACTTTTAAAAAAAGAAGACCTATGGGTATCCGTTTCTGCAACTACTAGATCTCCGAGAAAAGGAGAGGAAAATGGAGTACATTATTTTTTCTTAAATGAAGATGAATTTAATGAAAGAATAAAAAAAGATGATTTTTTAGAATATGCAAAAGTTCATCAAAATTTATATGGAACTCCAAAATCTAGTGTTTTAGAAAAGATTAATAATGGTAATAATGTAATATTAGAAATAGATATTCAAGGGGCTTTAAAAGTAAAAGAAACTTATCCAGAAGGAATATTTATATTTGTATTGCCTCCTTCTATGGAAGAATTAAAAAATAGAATAATAAATAGAGGCAGTGAAACAGCAGAAACTTTAATGATAAGATTTAAGGCTGCTTACAAAGAAATAAACTATGTATCAAAATATAATTATGCAGTAGTAAATGATGTGGTAGAAGATGCAGTTAATAAAGTAAGAAGCATTATACTAGCAGAAAGCTGCAGAGTTGATAGAATGAAAGATACAATATTAGCATCTAAGGAGGAATTTATTCATGAGCAATTCTATGATTAA
- the priA gene encoding primosomal protein N', producing the protein MFKYAGIIVNNSSIKLDKLFTYAIPEELNKKIKIGHRVKVPFGKGNKKIDGFVLDLYENCKEQVSIKAISNICEENPLLDLNRVKLISQMRERYLCTYLEAIKVLIPPGITKGNKEKKENFIFVYKDLEGKYLKENYEQIHNFVKLNDGVYNKNILNKKFGFSLSSINTLIKHGFLIQKNQVVNRYNEKLYGDYEEKVLNEDQSLTLYRILNSNRKLFLIHGVTGSGKTEIYMHLVKKLMEKDKDSIILVPEISLTPQMVERFKGRFGKNIAVFHSKLSDGERFDEWVRVKRGEVKVAIGARSAVFLPFKNLGAIIIDEEHESSYKSDSNPKYNAREIAELRCINEGCKVILGSATPSLETYYRSKNNIIDLITIKERIKGAAMPEVKIVDMREELMLGNKSIFSRELFEDISIRLQRREQIILFLNRRGFSTFVSCRECGYVFKCKNCDISLTYHNRDSSLKCHYCGANMKIPKQCPKCNSKYVKYFGVGTEKVEKAIKKYFPKVRTLRMDLDTTRTKDAYEHIYNTFKNGEADILIGTQMIAKGLDFENVTLVGVLAADMSLNLPDYRSGERTFQLITQVSGRAGRGKKEGKVLIQSYNPENYSIISAAKGDYEGFYSKEIKIREDMNYPPFSKILLINLSSKYENKLIKNTHKIGIILKNILSKYDNLNMLGPCPSPLSKIKEMYRWQIILKGNVTGDIMKEIQKIVYTSLEQVYNDIRVSIDVNPNSLL; encoded by the coding sequence GTGTTTAAATATGCAGGTATTATAGTAAATAATTCCTCTATAAAATTAGATAAATTATTTACTTATGCTATTCCAGAAGAACTAAATAAAAAAATTAAAATAGGACATAGAGTAAAGGTGCCCTTTGGTAAAGGAAATAAAAAAATAGATGGATTTGTATTAGATTTATATGAAAATTGTAAAGAACAGGTTTCTATAAAAGCTATAAGCAATATATGTGAAGAAAATCCTTTATTAGATTTAAATAGAGTAAAACTTATAAGCCAAATGAGGGAGCGATATCTTTGTACATATTTAGAGGCCATAAAAGTACTAATACCACCAGGGATTACAAAAGGAAATAAAGAGAAAAAAGAGAATTTTATATTTGTATATAAAGATTTAGAAGGAAAATATTTAAAAGAGAATTATGAGCAAATACATAACTTTGTAAAATTAAATGACGGAGTTTATAATAAAAATATATTGAATAAGAAATTTGGATTTTCTCTATCCTCCATAAATACATTAATAAAACATGGATTCTTAATTCAAAAAAATCAAGTGGTAAATAGATATAATGAAAAACTATATGGGGATTATGAAGAAAAAGTATTAAATGAGGATCAAAGTTTAACTCTTTATAGAATTTTAAATTCTAATAGAAAATTGTTTTTAATACATGGTGTTACAGGTAGTGGAAAAACAGAAATATACATGCATTTAGTAAAAAAATTAATGGAAAAGGATAAAGATTCTATAATTTTAGTACCAGAAATATCATTGACTCCTCAAATGGTTGAAAGATTTAAAGGTAGATTCGGAAAAAATATAGCTGTGTTTCATAGTAAGCTTTCTGATGGTGAAAGATTTGATGAGTGGGTGAGAGTAAAAAGAGGGGAAGTTAAAGTTGCTATAGGAGCAAGATCAGCAGTATTCTTACCTTTCAAAAATTTAGGCGCTATAATAATAGATGAAGAACACGAAAGTAGCTATAAATCTGATAGTAATCCTAAATATAATGCTAGAGAGATAGCGGAACTTAGGTGCATAAATGAAGGATGTAAAGTTATTTTAGGATCTGCTACCCCATCTTTAGAAACTTATTATAGAAGTAAAAATAATATAATAGATTTAATTACTATAAAAGAAAGAATAAAAGGGGCAGCTATGCCAGAGGTTAAGATAGTTGATATGAGAGAAGAACTCATGCTTGGCAATAAATCTATATTTAGTAGGGAACTATTTGAAGATATAAGTATAAGATTGCAAAGAAGGGAACAAATAATATTATTTTTAAATAGAAGAGGGTTTTCTACATTCGTATCCTGTAGAGAGTGTGGTTATGTTTTTAAATGTAAAAATTGTGATATTTCTTTAACCTATCATAATAGGGATAGTAGTTTAAAATGCCATTATTGTGGAGCGAATATGAAAATACCAAAACAATGTCCTAAATGCAATAGCAAGTATGTAAAATATTTTGGAGTGGGTACAGAAAAAGTAGAAAAGGCTATAAAGAAATATTTTCCTAAAGTTAGAACTTTAAGAATGGATCTGGATACTACAAGAACTAAGGATGCTTATGAGCATATATATAATACATTTAAAAATGGTGAAGCAGATATATTAATAGGTACTCAAATGATAGCAAAGGGATTAGATTTTGAAAATGTAACTTTAGTTGGAGTTTTAGCAGCAGATATGTCTTTAAATTTACCAGACTATAGGTCAGGAGAGAGAACATTTCAACTTATAACTCAAGTTTCAGGAAGAGCAGGAAGAGGAAAAAAAGAAGGAAAAGTTTTAATACAAAGCTATAATCCAGAAAATTACAGTATAATTTCTGCAGCTAAAGGTGACTATGAAGGTTTCTATAGTAAGGAGATAAAAATAAGAGAAGATATGAATTATCCTCCTTTTTCAAAAATATTGCTTATAAATTTAAGTAGTAAATATGAGAATAAGTTAATAAAAAATACACATAAAATTGGTATAATATTAAAGAATATTTTATCTAAATATGATAACTTGAATATGTTAGGACCTTGTCCTAGTCCATTATCTAAAATAAAAGAGATGTATAGATGGCAAATAATATTAAAAGGAAATGTGACGGGAGATATAATGAAAGAAATACAAAAAATAGTTTATACTTCACTAGAACAAGTTTATAATGATATAAGAGTAAGTATAGATGTAAATCCTAACAGTTTGTTATAA
- the coaBC gene encoding bifunctional phosphopantothenoylcysteine decarboxylase/phosphopantothenate--cysteine ligase CoaBC has translation MNKKCVVLGVTGGIASYKALDIVSKLKKLNYDINVIMTKSALKFIQPLPFQSLSGNMVSKDMFEEPKAFEIQHISLAKKADIILVAPATANIIGKVANGIADDMLSTTIMAATCPVVFAPAMNTNMYNNPIVQNNIEKLRKLGYKFIEPTSGRLACGDVGEGKLADTEDIVEIVDSMLYPIKDLQGKNVLVTAGPTLAHIDPVRYITNRSSGKMGYSIAKEARDRGAKVTLVSGPTKLKAPLGVDIIKINTNEEMLNAVKENFKNQHIIIKSAAVADYKPKEYKEHKIKKIGDDLNLELIRDKDILKELGLIKEDQILVGFAAESRDLLDNAKSKLERKNLDFIVANNILSKETGFASDDNLVTIISKDGYIKNLERMSKREIAKEIFDTILK, from the coding sequence ATGAATAAAAAATGTGTAGTATTAGGGGTAACAGGAGGAATCGCTAGTTATAAGGCTTTAGATATTGTGAGCAAATTAAAAAAGTTAAATTATGATATAAATGTAATAATGACAAAGTCTGCTCTAAAATTTATACAGCCTCTACCTTTTCAAAGTTTAAGTGGAAATATGGTTTCAAAAGATATGTTTGAAGAACCTAAGGCTTTTGAAATACAACATATATCCTTAGCTAAAAAGGCAGATATTATATTGGTAGCTCCTGCTACAGCTAATATTATAGGCAAAGTAGCAAATGGTATAGCTGATGATATGTTGTCTACTACAATAATGGCAGCTACTTGCCCTGTAGTATTTGCACCAGCTATGAATACTAACATGTATAATAATCCTATAGTCCAAAATAACATTGAAAAATTAAGAAAACTTGGATATAAATTTATAGAACCTACATCAGGAAGATTAGCTTGTGGAGATGTAGGAGAAGGCAAACTAGCAGATACAGAAGATATAGTAGAAATAGTAGATAGTATGCTTTATCCTATAAAGGATTTACAAGGTAAAAATGTGTTAGTTACTGCAGGTCCTACATTAGCCCATATAGATCCAGTTAGATATATAACTAATAGATCTTCTGGAAAAATGGGATACTCTATAGCAAAGGAAGCTAGGGATAGGGGAGCAAAAGTTACACTAGTATCTGGTCCTACTAAACTAAAAGCACCTTTAGGAGTGGACATAATAAAAATTAATACAAATGAAGAAATGCTTAATGCTGTTAAGGAAAATTTTAAAAATCAGCATATAATTATAAAATCAGCTGCTGTTGCAGATTATAAACCAAAAGAATATAAAGAACATAAGATAAAAAAAATTGGTGATGATTTAAATTTAGAACTAATAAGAGATAAAGATATTTTAAAAGAATTAGGACTTATAAAAGAGGATCAAATATTGGTAGGCTTTGCAGCAGAAAGCAGAGATCTTTTAGATAATGCTAAATCCAAATTGGAGAGAAAAAATCTGGACTTTATAGTAGCAAATAATATACTATCAAAGGAAACAGGCTTTGCATCAGATGATAACTTGGTTACAATAATATCTAAAGATGGATATATTAAAAATTTAGAAAGAATGTCTAAAAGAGAAATAGCCAAAGAGATATTTGATACAATATTAAAATAA
- a CDS encoding DUF370 domain-containing protein, with protein sequence MAIKLINIGFGNIVSANRLVAIVSPESAPIKRIIQEARDRCMLIDATYGRRTRAVIITDSDHVILSAVQPETVAHRLASKAEEEDINEGEE encoded by the coding sequence ATGGCAATAAAATTAATAAATATAGGATTTGGTAATATAGTATCAGCTAATAGGTTAGTTGCAATAGTAAGTCCAGAATCAGCACCTATAAAAAGAATAATACAAGAAGCAAGAGACAGATGTATGCTTATAGATGCAACTTATGGAAGAAGAACAAGAGCGGTTATAATAACTGATAGTGATCATGTTATTTTATCAGCAGTTCAACCAGAAACAGTAGCTCACAGATTAGCTTCCAAAGCAGAAGAAGAAGATATAAATGAGGGAGAAGAATAA
- the def gene encoding peptide deformylase translates to MAIRNIRKYGDDLLRKKSRKIEKIDDRILTLLEDMAETMYSADGVGLAAPQVGILKRVVVIDVGEGLIKLINPEIIETEGNETDVEGCLSVPGEQGEVERPYKVKVKALNEKGEEIVLEGEGFLARAFCHEIDHLDGILFVDKVINN, encoded by the coding sequence ATGGCAATAAGAAATATAAGAAAATATGGAGATGACTTATTAAGAAAAAAAAGTAGGAAGATAGAAAAGATTGATGATAGAATTTTAACTCTTTTAGAGGATATGGCAGAAACTATGTATAGTGCAGATGGTGTAGGACTTGCAGCACCACAAGTAGGAATATTAAAAAGAGTTGTAGTTATAGATGTAGGAGAGGGATTAATAAAACTTATAAACCCAGAAATAATAGAAACAGAAGGAAACGAAACAGATGTAGAAGGATGTTTAAGTGTTCCAGGAGAACAAGGAGAAGTAGAAAGACCATATAAAGTTAAAGTTAAAGCTTTAAATGAAAAAGGAGAAGAAATAGTATTAGAAGGAGAAGGATTTTTAGCTAGAGCATTTTGTCATGAAATAGATCATTTAGATGGAATTTTATTTGTAGATAAAGTAATAAATAACTAG
- the fmt gene encoding methionyl-tRNA formyltransferase: MKDTTIVFMGTPDFAVQSLKKLIEEFSVKAVFTQPDRPKGRGKKLAMSAVKEVALENNIEVYQPTKLKNDEICIKKLKEIDPDFIIVVAFGQILSKEVLDIPKYGCINLHASLLPKYRGAAPINWAIIKGEEESGNTTMFMDEGLDTGDMLLKNKVKIEENMTAGELHDILMETGAELLVSTINGLKEGTIEREKQKSENIIYASMLNKQMAKIDWSKTSKEINLLIRGLNPWPVAYTQYKNEIMKIYSSRILKENSNKNPGTILNVSKEGIKVATGDGVLSITTVQFPGKKPMKVEEYIKGHTIEEGLVLEEC, translated from the coding sequence TTGAAAGATACAACTATAGTTTTCATGGGTACTCCAGATTTTGCAGTACAATCTTTGAAGAAATTAATAGAAGAATTTAGTGTAAAAGCAGTATTTACACAACCAGATAGACCAAAAGGACGAGGAAAAAAATTAGCTATGTCAGCGGTTAAAGAAGTAGCTTTAGAAAATAATATAGAGGTATATCAGCCAACAAAATTAAAAAATGATGAAATTTGTATAAAAAAGTTGAAAGAAATAGATCCAGATTTTATAATAGTAGTAGCTTTTGGACAAATATTATCAAAGGAAGTTTTAGATATACCAAAATATGGATGCATTAATTTGCATGCTTCCCTACTTCCTAAATATAGAGGAGCAGCTCCTATAAACTGGGCAATAATAAAGGGAGAAGAGGAATCAGGAAATACCACTATGTTCATGGATGAAGGTCTGGACACAGGAGATATGCTTTTAAAGAATAAAGTTAAGATAGAAGAGAATATGACAGCAGGTGAACTTCATGATATATTAATGGAAACTGGGGCTGAACTTCTAGTATCTACTATAAATGGACTAAAAGAAGGAACTATAGAAAGAGAAAAACAAAAGAGTGAAAATATTATATATGCATCTATGTTAAATAAACAAATGGCTAAAATAGATTGGAGTAAAACTTCTAAAGAAATAAATTTACTTATAAGAGGTTTAAATCCATGGCCAGTTGCATATACTCAATATAAAAATGAAATTATGAAAATTTATAGTAGTAGAATATTAAAAGAAAACTCAAATAAAAATCCGGGTACTATATTAAATGTATCAAAAGAAGGTATAAAAGTAGCTACTGGAGATGGAGTTTTATCTATAACAACCGTACAATTTCCTGGGAAAAAACCTATGAAAGTAGAAGAATATATAAAAGGACATACTATAGAAGAGGGTCTAGTACTAGAAGAATGCTAA
- a CDS encoding DNA-directed RNA polymerase subunit omega has protein sequence MSNSMINPSIVNLLEKVNDRYSLVTITSKRSRQLIDGAKPLVDIDSTKPVTVAINEIHEGKITYKTIKEGIK, from the coding sequence ATGAGCAATTCTATGATTAATCCATCAATAGTAAATTTATTAGAAAAGGTTAACGACAGATATTCATTAGTAACTATAACATCTAAAAGATCAAGACAATTAATAGATGGAGCAAAACCACTTGTAGATATAGATTCAACTAAACCTGTTACAGTGGCAATAAACGAAATACATGAAGGAAAGATAACATATAAAACAATCAAAGAAGGAATAAAATAA
- a CDS encoding zinc metallopeptidase, giving the protein MFYYDSTFLILIPAMIIAAWAQLKVSSSFDRYSRVSTAKGYTGAEVARMLLDSKGLYNVPIELIPGKLSDHYDPSKKVMRLSKDVYYGKSVASIGVAAHETGHAIQHLESYSPLVIRNTIVPIVNISSQASWVLFFIGILMSSASLTRIGIILFSAVVLFQLITLPVEFDASKRALVLLENKGILYKEEVNGAKKVLSAAAMTYVAAALTAISQLLRLIVLSNRRND; this is encoded by the coding sequence ATGTTTTATTATGATAGTACATTTTTGATATTGATTCCTGCTATGATTATAGCTGCATGGGCTCAATTAAAAGTATCTTCATCTTTTGATAGATACTCAAGAGTTTCAACAGCTAAAGGATATACAGGAGCAGAAGTGGCTAGAATGCTTTTAGATTCTAAAGGACTTTATAATGTACCTATAGAGCTTATACCAGGAAAACTTTCTGATCATTATGATCCTAGTAAAAAAGTTATGAGACTTTCAAAAGATGTATATTATGGAAAGTCTGTGGCATCTATTGGGGTAGCAGCTCATGAAACAGGGCATGCTATACAGCATTTAGAAAGTTATTCTCCACTTGTAATAAGAAATACTATAGTTCCTATAGTAAATATTAGTTCTCAAGCTTCATGGGTATTGTTTTTTATAGGGATACTAATGAGCTCAGCAAGTCTTACAAGAATAGGGATAATTCTTTTTTCAGCAGTAGTTTTATTTCAACTTATAACATTACCTGTAGAATTTGATGCTTCAAAAAGAGCACTGGTTTTATTAGAAAACAAAGGTATACTATATAAGGAAGAAGTAAATGGAGCAAAAAAAGTGTTGAGTGCAGCAGCTATGACATATGTAGCAGCAGCATTAACTGCTATCTCACAATTATTAAGACTTATAGTTTTAAGTAATAGACGAAATGACTAA
- the rlmN gene encoding 23S rRNA (adenine(2503)-C(2))-methyltransferase RlmN, with protein MENILDFKLEELKEWLISKEEKAFRAKQIFNWIYDKFIFEFNDMKNIPEKTKGLLSDNFYIGVPKIIKKLVSQDNNTYKFLFEYKDGNIIESVVMKYKHGNSICVSTQVGCRMGCKFCASTLDGVIRNLTSGEILSQILVAQKEIGERISNVVLMGSGEPLDNFENVTKFLDLVTSDTTLNIGQRHITLSTCGIVPKIKELADKEYNITLAISLHAPEDLLRKEMMPIANKYSIKDLMEACDYYIDKTNRRITFEYALVKGKNDSIKEAKKLGELLKGKLCHVNLIPVNEIKENSYKKSTSKNIGSFGSILKENGVETTIRREMGADINAACGQLRRSYVSK; from the coding sequence ATGGAAAACATATTAGATTTTAAATTAGAAGAATTAAAAGAGTGGTTAATTTCTAAAGAAGAAAAAGCTTTTAGAGCAAAACAAATTTTCAATTGGATTTATGATAAATTTATTTTTGAATTTAATGATATGAAAAATATACCTGAAAAAACTAAAGGGCTACTTTCTGATAATTTTTATATTGGTGTACCAAAAATAATTAAAAAATTAGTATCACAGGACAATAACACCTATAAATTTTTATTTGAGTACAAGGATGGTAACATAATAGAATCTGTAGTTATGAAATATAAACATGGTAACTCTATTTGTGTATCAACTCAAGTTGGATGCAGGATGGGATGCAAATTTTGTGCATCCACTTTAGATGGTGTTATAAGAAATTTAACTAGTGGAGAAATATTATCTCAAATATTAGTAGCTCAAAAAGAAATAGGTGAAAGAATTTCTAATGTGGTTTTAATGGGGAGTGGGGAACCTTTAGATAATTTTGAAAATGTAACTAAATTTTTAGATTTAGTTACATCAGATACTACTTTAAATATAGGACAAAGACATATAACCCTATCTACTTGTGGTATAGTACCCAAAATAAAAGAATTGGCAGATAAAGAATATAATATAACTTTGGCCATATCTTTGCATGCACCAGAGGATTTATTAAGAAAAGAAATGATGCCTATAGCTAATAAATATTCAATAAAAGATCTTATGGAAGCTTGTGATTATTATATAGATAAAACTAATAGAAGAATAACTTTTGAATATGCATTGGTAAAAGGTAAAAACGATTCTATAAAAGAGGCTAAAAAATTAGGTGAATTATTAAAAGGAAAACTTTGCCACGTTAACTTAATCCCTGTAAATGAAATAAAGGAAAATAGCTATAAAAAGTCTACATCAAAGAATATAGGATCCTTTGGAAGTATTTTGAAAGAAAATGGGGTAGAAACAACTATAAGAAGAGAAATGGGAGCAGATATAAATGCTGCATGTGGACAGCTAAGAAGAAGTTATGTTTCAAAATAA
- a CDS encoding YicC family protein: MVKSMTGFGRGFLEQCKKSFTVEMKSVNHRYCDINIRMPKAFMALEERMRTVIQEKVHRGKIDVYITVNTYDKDDVELIYNETLSDNYYECLKKISERYDVKNDISVSLIGRFPEVITVKQKEEDLEEVWKSLNVPLKEAVDALVSMREREGSKLYKDINIKCAEIKKMVDRIEEKAPKVVSEYNKKIHERVSELLSQSEIDENRIAMEVALFVDKSSVDEEIVRLNSHINQILETLNLKEPVGRKLDFIVQEMNREANTIASKSTDLEVVNLVLNIKNYIEKIREQIQNIE; the protein is encoded by the coding sequence ATGGTTAAAAGTATGACGGGTTTTGGTAGAGGTTTTTTAGAGCAGTGTAAAAAAAGTTTTACTGTAGAAATGAAAAGTGTAAACCACAGATATTGTGATATAAACATAAGAATGCCTAAAGCATTTATGGCTTTAGAAGAAAGAATGAGAACTGTAATACAAGAAAAAGTACATAGAGGTAAAATTGATGTTTATATAACAGTAAATACATATGATAAAGATGATGTAGAACTTATATACAACGAAACCTTATCAGATAATTATTATGAATGCTTAAAAAAAATAAGTGAAAGATATGATGTTAAAAATGACATATCAGTATCTTTAATAGGAAGATTTCCAGAAGTAATAACTGTAAAACAAAAGGAAGAAGATTTAGAGGAAGTTTGGAAAAGTTTAAATGTTCCTTTAAAAGAAGCAGTAGATGCTCTGGTATCTATGAGAGAAAGGGAGGGCAGTAAATTATATAAAGACATAAATATAAAGTGTGCTGAAATAAAAAAAATGGTTGATAGAATAGAAGAAAAGGCACCAAAAGTAGTGAGTGAATATAATAAAAAAATTCATGAAAGAGTAAGTGAACTTTTATCTCAATCAGAAATTGATGAAAATAGAATAGCTATGGAAGTGGCATTATTTGTTGATAAATCTTCTGTAGATGAAGAAATAGTTAGATTAAACAGTCATATCAATCAAATATTAGAAACCCTTAATTTAAAAGAACCTGTAGGAAGAAAATTAGATTTCATAGTTCAGGAAATGAATAGAGAAGCAAACACTATAGCTTCTAAGTCTACAGATCTTGAAGTAGTTAATTTGGTATTAAATATAAAAAATTATATAGAAAAAATTAGAGAGCAAATTCAAAATATAGAATAA